In the Nerophis lumbriciformis linkage group LG18, RoL_Nlum_v2.1, whole genome shotgun sequence genome, GCTTCCTGGTCCGCTACAACACACACTAGTTAGCTTGAAAGatgacatacagtcgcgatcacatgtaaagaacataatgtcatggctgtcttgagtttacaatactttctacaactcttatgtttttgtgatagagtgattggagcacatacttgttggtgacaaaaaacattcatgaagtttggttcttttatgaatttattatgggtctactgaaaatgtgagcaaatgtgctgggtcaaaagtatacatacagcaatgttaatatttgcttacatgtcccttggcaagtttcactgcaataaggcacttttggtagccatccacaagcttctgcttgcatttttgaccactcctcttgacaaaattggtgcagttcagctacatttgttggttttctgacatggacttgtttcttcagcattgtccacacgtcaagactttgggaaggccattctaaaaccttaattctagcctgatttagccattcctttaccattcctttttggccacaatacccagcaatatgtttggaggagaaaaggtgaggtctttaatcccaggaacaccacacctaccgtcaagcatggtggtggtagtattatgctctgggcctgttttgctgccaatagaactggtgctttacagagagtaaatggcacaatgaaaaaggaggattacctccaaattcttcaggacaacctaaaatcatcagcccggaggttgggtcttgggcgcagttgggtgttccaacaggacaatgaccccaaacacacttcaaaagtggtaaaggaatggctaaatcaggctagaattaagattttagaatggccttcccaaagtcctgacttaaacgtgtggacaatgctgaagaaacaagtccatgtcagaaaagcaacacatttagctgaactgcaccaattttgtcaagaggagtggtcaaaaattcaagcagaagattgaggatggctaccaaaagcgccttattgcagtgaaacttgccaagggacatgtaagcaaatattaacattgctgtatgtatacttttgacccagcacatttgctcacattttcataataaatacataaaagaaccaaacttcatgaatgttttttgtgaccaacaagtatgtgctccaatcactctatcacaaaaaaataagagttgtagaaatgattgtaaactcaagacagccatgacattatgttctttacaagtgtatgtcaacttttgaccacgactgtgtgtatgtatgtatgtatatatatatatatatatatatatatatatatatatatatatatatatatatatatatatatatatatatatatatatatatatatatatatatatatatatatatatgtcttaataagattatccaaaaaatagtgcttgataccgtggtagagcgcaatatatgtatgtgtgggaaaaaaatcacaagactacttcatctctacaggtctgtttcatgaggggttccctcaatcatcaggagattttaatagaagcattcacataccatggtttatatagggcacagagtgggtaggtacaggctggcgtaggggcgtggtgattggctcatgtgttacctaggaggtgtttccgtctgtgacggcatgctgatacaatttcgctgcgcttgttgagggatgacaggtctggacggtatataataaacagtttctctttcaagcataggttgcatcttttattaccactattgtaaggtgtgctggatgcaagaatttgccatgttattgaatattcaacattattgtctttgaggacctcaaagtagtcttgtgatttttttccccacacatacatacatacatacatacatacatatacatatatatatatatatatatatatatatatatatatatgaggtagatcacctcgactggtcatttaaaaagtagctcgcctgctgaaaaagtgtgggcacccctgttctaaactaaacaaaattgatgctaatccacctttttgttcttttttttcctaaataAGAATTGATAAGAGAACGGATAAAGAAACCGAATCGAAACAGGACAGATTCCTCTTCATCCAGCGCGTGTGACGGTTGCAGGAGGACCGCATATTTGTCCAGAAGTTGTTCATATTCAGATAAGCACAACAATAATAGCCTTTGTGGAtgtagaagtgaagtgaattatatttatatagcgcttttctctagtgactcaaagcgctttacatagtgaaacccaatatctaagttacatttaaaccagtgtgggtggcactgggagcaggtgggtaaagtgtcttgcccaaggacacaacagcagtgactaggttggcagaagcggggatcgaacctggaaccctcaagttgctggcacggccactctaccaaccgagctataccaccccgatGTAGCCATCTTGATTTCTTCCATCATAACTTAAAGACTTCCAGCAACATAGCGTACTCTAAGAAAAATGTGGACTTACCATACTCTGCAGTCTTTGTGCGAGCTGGTAGGCCTCCAGCACGTCTTTACCCTCCTTGTGCTTGCAGCGATCTACCACTCTGGGTCGATTGTACACCGCTTGTTCTGAAAAAGGTCACGGTTTCAAAACAGAATCCAGGTAGAGAAGGGGAAAATGAAAAAGAAAGACGTGCATGTTTACCACAGTTGAAATTTATGGCCCCGATGAGTTCTAGATAGGTGTGTATCCTCCCAATGCAGTTGACGTCGCCACAGTTCTTTAGGCCGGGCCGAACTGACGTCTTGTTCAAGTACTTTGGCTTgctcttcagcctgcgacacaacaAGGATGTTAAACCTTGTGGCGTCGGTGCCactttaaaatacatttcaaaagtgGAGTCTAGTGTACCACTGATCCAAAATGTAGTTTCTGATCTTCAGATATCTTTCCGGGGTCTTGGAAGGACGTCCCTCAAAGAACTCAGGAATGGCTTGTTTCTCGTCCTCGCTGATGATCTCCGTGTCCAACACGACTTCCTGCTCAGGGGCCTTAAGCTCCTCCTCCtcatcgtcgtcgtcgtcgtcatcatcatcattctcCCCTTCCACAGCTTCATCACCTTTGACCTCCTCTTGCTCTTTCACCTCCTCCTCCACTCGCTTGCAGTCTGCTTTGTCCTCCTCATCTCGCTCATCATCTTCCAGCTCCTCTGGGAGGTGACATGGAGGAGGTGCTGGTGGCGGACTGTTGACCTGACACTCAGTCTCTTCCTCGTTGCCGTCGTCATCGGTGATGTCCACCTCCTCGTCCTCGTCTCCAAGCAGTCTCTCAATGCGCACCGTGTTTGCCAAGGCGGCAGTACAGCTGGAGGTGGGCTGAGCAGGCTGAAAGGACGACGTAGGGCCTGTCGAGGGAGCCCCAACAACGGGTGCTAATTTAGCctgcaaaaaaaaagacaaaacacatttattcctagaaaaatatatttaatgaacaCACATTATAATTTTTTCACCTAGTTTTGAATGAATAAAAAATACTTGCGTATTACTCGGGTTGACTTCATGAAATAAGTACATTAACTAACAGTAAAACACAAaagtgcaaaattaaaaaaaatggtgctTAATTTTTGTACAaagaaatatgaaataatatataaaaagttGTATTTTGAAAACTATTTTTGAAATCAAATtttctagaatatatatatatatatattaccgtgtatatatatatatatatatatatatatatagtaccgtatatatatatacacagtatatatctatatatacatatatatatatatatatatactgtatatacatacatatagatatacacatatttacttatatatatatatatatatatatatatattatatatatatatatacacatatatatatatacacacactgtatatacatacatatagatatacacatatatactttatatatatatatatatatatacatatttatatacatatatacacatatatatacatatagatatacacatatatactttatatatatatatatatatatatatatatacatacatatttatatacatatatacacatatatatacatatttatatacacatatatatatatatatatatatatatatatatacacacacatatatatatatatatatatatatatatacccggtatacacacacacacacacacacacatatatatatatatatatatatatatatatatatatatatatatatatatatatatacacacatacacacacacacacacacacatatatatatatatatatatatatatatatatatatatatatatatatatatatatatatatatatatatatatgtatacttatatatacatccacccattttctaccgcttgtccttttttggggtcgctggagcctatctcagctgcattcgggcggaaggcggggtacaccctggacaagtcgtcacctcatcgcagggccaacacagatagacagacaacattcacacacacgttcacacacaagggccaatttagtgttgccaatcaacctatccccaggtgcatgtctttatatatatggatatacacacacacacacacacacacacacacacacacacacacacacacacacacacacacacacacacacacacacacacacacacacacacacacacacacacacacacacacacacacacacacacacacacacacacacacacacacacacacacacacacacacacacacacacacacacacacacacacacacacacacacacacacttttccggACAAACAGTTTTAGAGATTTGAATACCGGTAATTGTTAAGAAAAAACATTTCTGCGTGTTTACTCTAACGTAAAAGGTCTTTGTCAACATCATAAAACATTTACATTCTATTTCTGAATGATTGAAATTGTGACACCAGAACAAGCCAGACATTGACAGCGAAACAAACTCACCTTGTGTTTAAAATATTGCCTGGCGTAGCTTTTGACTTGAAGGACGGTGCGACTCCTCACCAGCCTGGCGATCTTTGTCCATCTTCGTCCAAATTGAGCCTATGGCGACAAACACCACGACACGTTTAGGCTTGATTTTATCTAGGTGACGCTTCATTTCTTTTAAAActcccaacaaaaaaaaaacacaccagtcCCTCTTCAAATAAGTCTTTCTCCTGTTTGGACCATCGAGAAGAGGAGAAGCTTGCCGTCTTGGCTTGAGACCTAAACAgcaaaaatgtcattaaaacgtgTTTCTAATACGttgttaaaaagtacaaaaactaCTAAAACAGCTTCAGTTGTTTCAAACCAAACAAACTCCTACAGAAATAATACATTCATGTTAAATTTGGCACTAATTAGTCTTCTAATGGCAGGAATTTGAAAATGTTCATGGGTTTAATATGACATTTCTGTATGACTAGCATAAAGGACTTACTTCTTCAAGTTGGGCTTGCTGTTGGCATCACTCGACCAAATATCACCGGGTATCTCCTGGCCTTTCAAATAGTATCTACACGGCGTTTAGGTCCACTTTGTTCAACCTTGCCAAAACTAGAATGCagcaataaataaaatgtgaCTGCAAAAAGGCAttctgtataaaccaggggtgtcaaactcattttagacggggggccacatggagaaaaatcaactcccaagtgggccggacttgtaaaatcacggcacgataacttaaaaataaagacagcttcagattattttctttgtttaaaaatagaacaagcacattctgaaaatgtacatatcataatgttgttggggttttttctaCACTTGCATGTTGTGGttgatagtattctatctttatttgtccttatttatactttctaaacaaatgatgtgataatgttcatcagtcaactcattggtgttaattttcaatctatcaagataaaaaaaatgatatcaaaatcaaattataggatgtcatttatgtagtttgatcattttcctcgactggtgcattaacatcatgtggtttatttatgtttttacatATGTAGAATCATCTACAACagaggtgctcattacgtcgatcgcgatctaccggtcgatctcggagggtgtgtcagtcgatcaccagccaggcattaaaaaaacagtcctaaaaatgagcgatcataaatcttcactatgacgtcactttcgtcacttgattgacattcacggcacccgagggtcttctgagatgacgctggctgctgccagctcattaaaagtaccgactggaaggcgagaaacactttatttcaacagactctggcgccgtacctgtcgtcaaaactccaaagaccgactgcacagttgcacaataaaagctctgcttcatcctgcctgcgctaccaaaataagagtctcagaaagctggcgtacacaagctagcaagctgcggagtttgccgacaatgtatttcttgtaaagtgtatacaaaggagtacggaagctggacaaataagatgccaaaaaccaaccactttcatgtggtattggacagaaaggaggactttttttctcctccattcgaaaatgcggacgttatcagcactactgtctgattccaatcaatgcaagtcatcacaatcaggtaatacaccaacttatattcttgtcttcatgaaagaaaggaatctatatgtgttaaacatgcttgtattatctttaaccacctttgtgttaaacatgcttgtatcatttttaaccacctttaacttgttaacaatattaactatatgtgttaaacatgcttgcattatctttaaacacctttaacttgttaacaatattaactatatgtattaaacatacttgtattatcattaaacacctttaatgtattaacaatattaactatatgtgttaaacatgcttgcattatcattaaacacctttaacttgttaacaaaaacatatatttcataaataagtaaatataaattatatatatgaatgaggtagatccccacgacttgatcaattgaaaagtagctcgcctgcagaaaaagtgtgagcacccctgatctacaaacatacaaataattgctattgcgacatctagtggacacatttagaacgaaagtttctttcattcaaaaatttcggcacatttttatacttagcaaactcatcccgcgggccggataaaaccttacGTTTGACAACCCAGGTATAAACACAGAGAGGCGTGGTAAGTTCAAGGGTCATGGGAAAAAAGGATACTGCTCCTCCAGTAGCATCCTCTGTATCGCCTCTCGGTTTTCATCACTGATGGTATTGTCCAACTCCCAgggctacaaaacaaatacaatacgATGACAAACTAAAAACATTCAAAAGTGATTTACAGCGTAAACACTGCTGTTGTTTGTTGTTTTCTTTACTTACAAGAATTCCCGCGTCGCTACTCCAAGCAGACTGCAGGAGCTGCTCCTGTACTAAACCCGCTCCACCGTGCTCACTGGTacacataacataaaataaagtaaatcacGTTTTAAAATCATAGATACATAAATTAGTACACCAACTGAAGGTGACAATGATTTGTTCAATTGAGGTGTAACTAAATAATGTACCGGGCGGCTAACATTGGAGACAGCTAAACTTTAGTTAAGCAACCAAAAAGCCCGGAAATAAAAGCAGAACAGGGAAAATACCCACTACAAGccaacaaaataataattataaaaaaataaaaatacttttaccTTTTATTAGTATCAAACTCGTCGCCCTCGATGTCAACTTCCAACTCGTCCTCCATCTTGAAGAAACAAAGTAAACAACCGGAAGTGACAGCGACATCGTGTGGTTGGAGACATAAACatcttctaagggtacgcagcatcgagcgctactgcctactggcgctgacgagacgcggggccgccatcttggagtggtgatccgctccactcggtGCAATTCATTTgtgcaggagcaatgaactgtcagcgcatttaattcatcttacctcactgaataccactgattttcacgcgtttttttgtcatacgtgtagctatgataaaggacacatgttttttttattcatggtttgcttaacagtaatagaatattcttatatgctataagtgaccagacgtccgagatcaaaactgggaatataatcccagagaaggggggaaaaaaacggtcagctatttttaagttgaagaaacaatatgattaggttatatatacatgcgtacatcttacataaacaatgtatgaatacattagatatctatataccggtattttagggacctatagactgtatctctgttgctgcagcagcagagaatttattctgtcttgacactttgtattgatattttgtattacgttCTTCCCTTAAATTATAATGTTTACAgtaattgttttatatgtattttttatgtatgtcgctttgaataaaagcatctgccaaatacttaaacataaacataacttttacccctgttggcttttacaatctttatcttcatcatttatttcaactttatgttattcaagtatgacatttttaaatgtaattaatttcattgacaagcaattctactatggtcatactcttgtttgctagcggctacgatttcagtactatcaaagatctttgctccttctcaactctgtggtaatattcttttcacaaaatacaaccaatagtacgttaatgttaaatcttacttgtgaaaaagtaatcccccgattcccattttcaacagtccgctcatttgagcaggaaaacgctgaacaccagcccggcatctttgttttctacctgtcaactgtcagtttaggctgctcgccggctcctcatcaccacttcaagatggcggcccaatttctcgcgtcacagcagccaatgctgcatcTTGGTTTTCGTCTgctatttatatttacagtataataTTATATAACATTGTATAAACATTATACTACAATACcagtataatattatataaacaTTATACTCTAATCCCAGCATAATATTGTAATAATCCAGGAATGTAGGTTTATGCAACTTCTTTAGCTTGTCTTGTCATTATTGCACAAGATGCGACTCAACCACACAACAATGGGCGTCTCCCTCTTTTCCCGGCAATACTCGAACGCTTTACTTCCTACCGTCgacgtcacttccctatctctccccggaagtcccgccccccaactgaagtcattggctaacaccccgtagccagccgctacaatATTATATAACATTATAGTGCCCGATTGGTCAGTACCTCTTCCCACCTCCTCATGGGCGGAGCCTAGCGGCGAAAACTGCTGTCATTTCTGAACTTTAGCTGACCAGAGACCGATACTAACTAAACTGATGAtagattttatttcatttttattttattttatttcattaacttCCTTCCTACCGATCTTCTTGAAATGTTTGATGTTGGGTCGAAGTGTGtgacgcaactgcatgactatTGCGGCTCCTTTATCGCCCTCTTGTGGTGTAAAAGTATAACAATATACATGCTACGATCTTCCTGAATTTTTTTGGCGGTGGGTTGAAATTTCTTTCTATAAATGGAGATTAAAAAGCCAAAAAAAATGActggtttattttaattttgtttcaAAATACAAAACAAGAAGGATCCCCTTTTTTGGTGTTGAAAAGCaataactaaatataaaaaacagttttaatgttaatttgatataagTAAAATGAAAAGCCCCAGTAAACGGAAATGGAAAAAAGAGTCCAACAcgggaagttttttcaaaataaaagcgaggACACTACAGTACCCGTGTGCTAAAATGTATTTGGAGCCTTACACCCAAATTATTATGCGAGCACTGATATCTATATATGCATACGATCATATCACACGAAAGGGGAGGAAAATAGATTTGATAACTATAGTATAGATTTTCTTACACGTCAGTCCGAtttctttaaaatgttatttccgGTTTGGtgtttttcattttctgttggtatGTGCATATAGATGTCTGTATACGTCAGTCTTCCTTGTGTCATGTCTAAAATAATTTCGGTGTACGGCTCCAAATACATTTTAGCCAAGAGTCACAGGCACACGGGTACCGAAGTAATTGTCCCCCATTTTACTTTGAAAACAAAACTTCCGgtgtctgaaaaaaaaacaaaaaaaaaaacccatcaatATCGGTCTCTTTTTCAGTTCTGTTTACTAGGGATTTTAATTTCTGTTAaaggaattttaaatgttttttttgaagATATAGTTATTGCTGTCCGACACGAAAAAggcgttttttaattttttttttgcattttaaaatgAAAGTCAAAtcaatcgttttttttaatatttattttttattttcagtcaTGAAAATTAAATTCAATGACCAAAACATAAACCAACCCTTCAGTTTCTTTATGGAGACAATTTTAAATACTTGCTGAGAGTAATTAAGTTTCATAATATTTTAGCTTATTGGTTCAAATATGCTTTAAAATCTTGTCTTTAAAATCGCTACTTCCGGTTTGGTGTTTTTCATTTTCTATTGATATGTGCATGAAGATTTCTGTATATGTTGTGCCATGTCTAAAACCATTTTGGTGTAGAGCTCCAAATACATTTTAGCCAGAGTCACAGGCACACGAATTTTactttgaagaaaaaaataaaaataacttccGGTGGCTGGAAatggcaagaaaaaaaaacatgcttttgtcTGTTTTTCCCGTGTCTGTTGATTGAAATGTTATTTCTGTtgaataatgaattttttttttagatgtagttATGGCTTTTCGACACGAAAAAGGTGTTTTGTcactttattttttgcatattATAATTAAAGTCAAatcaatgtgttttgtttttcaatttcaaatcatgaaaataaaataaatgaccaaaacatacactgacTCTTCAGTTTCTTTATAGAGCCAATTTTATATAATTGTTGGAGGCAATTAagttttataatatttagcatatTTGTTCAAATGTGCCTTCTACAGTTTTTGTAAGCTAATAAAAACATATTGAATAATGTTTCAATATCATTAAACCTCCACCAGGACGTTTCATTGTCACGTGATCCTGTGGGAAGTTGCGATAAAAGACCACCAAAGTGAAAGACaacaaaagtttttatttataaattcacAGTTTCTAGATGGCACTACATTGTTGTAGTAACTCACTCCTGctaagaaaaaaaacactttgcagCTTTTCAGAGAATAATAGAGGCAACAAAAGCGAGAGAAAGACCGAAATATAGCACTTGACATTTAAAAAGGCAGAAAAGAaacaagagaagaaaaaaaaggcatGAGGAGTCATTTCAAAAAGTGCACATGGCGCTCGTAGAACCCCTCCAGGGTGGGAGTTATCTCTGGGGCGAGGATGGGGGACACAAATGATCACACACAAGCATGTCATACACATTCAAAAAGGGTTAAAACAAAGTGAATAGGAGAAAAGATGAATAATAAGTGTTTCCAAACAACCATTTTTGCTgcgttcccttttttttttttttttttttttttttttcaaacaatgaCCGGGGTACACACAGAAAGACGGGAGAATCCACAAGCTAAAAATGACTTCTTCACAGTTGGGAAAAATCGTGCAAAAGTGGGCCGGAGCGGACCCCGGTTAGTGTAAAGAAAAGAAAGTAGACCCTGTAATGAGTAGTGATGTGTAGTTCCCAGCCTCGGTCAG is a window encoding:
- the mysm1 gene encoding histone H2A deubiquitinase MYSM1 isoform X1, whose protein sequence is MEDELEVDIEGDEFDTNKSEHGGAGLVQEQLLQSAWSSDAGILPWELDNTISDENREAIQRMLLEEQYYLKGQEIPGDIWSSDANSKPNLKKSQAKTASFSSSRWSKQEKDLFEEGLAQFGRRWTKIARLVRSRTVLQVKSYARQYFKHKAKLAPVVGAPSTGPTSSFQPAQPTSSCTAALANTVRIERLLGDEDEEVDITDDDGNEEETECQVNSPPPAPPPCHLPEELEDDERDEEDKADCKRVEEEVKEQEEVKGDEAVEGENDDDDDDDDDEEEELKAPEQEVVLDTEIISEDEKQAIPEFFEGRPSKTPERYLKIRNYILDQWLKSKPKYLNKTSVRPGLKNCGDVNCIGRIHTYLELIGAINFNCEQAVYNRPRVVDRCKHKEGKDVLEAYQLAQRLQSMRTRKRRVRDMCGNWCDAKHMEGQTYEHLSAEELALRRERLAMRPKACKTSRHKGSFDPFQLIPCRSFGEDVQEPFRVIVCAETLLIMDMHAHVSRGEVIGLLGGTFNEDEKELKICAAEPCNSVSTGLQCDMDPLSQTQACDVLSSLGFSVVGWYHSHPSFQPNPSVRDIDTQDQFQSYFSRGGAPFIGMIVSPYDPANPSPHSQTTCLLVKESQEPFGMPKLPYKFDFLPSQDIPDWDQTLRRALWIIQKYSQTPGSVHMDRFFRRGSHLTCLEKMLSSMARSLEPLQESEGDAFLTHVHSLFLSDFIAKQQQESGPSMNDLTSDGDEESGQRANAQQDAKSETDNTTVLHLGSVLSTEHDYLL
- the mysm1 gene encoding histone H2A deubiquitinase MYSM1 isoform X2, translating into MEDELEVDIEGDEFDTNKSEHGGAGLVQEQLLQSAWSSDAGILPWELDNTISDENREAIQRMLLEEQYYLKGQEIPGDIWSSDANSKPNLKKSQAKTASFSSSRWSKQEKDLFEEGLAQFGRRWTKIARLVRSRTVLQVKSYARQYFKHKAKLAPVVGAPSTGPTSSFQPAQPTSSCTAALANTVRIERLLGDEDEEVDITDDDGNEEETECQVNSPPPAPPPCHLPEELEDDERDEEDKADCKRVEEEVKEQEEVKGDEAVEGENDDDDDDDDDEEEELKAPEQEVVLDTEIISEDEKQAIPEFFEGRPSKTPERYLKIRNYILDQWLKSKPKYLNKTSVRPGLKNCGDVNCIGRIHTYLELIGAINFNCEQAVYNRPRVVDRCKHKEGKDVLEAYQLAQRLQSMRTRKRRVRDMCGNWCDAKHMEGQTYEHLSAEELALRRERLAMRPKACKTSRHKGSFDPFQLIPCRSFGEDVQEPFRVIVCAETLLIMDMHAHVSRGEVIGLLGGTFNEDEKELKICAAEPCNSVSTGLQCDMDPLSQTQACDVLSSLGFSVVGWYHSHPSFQPNPSVRDIDTQDQFQSYFSRGGAPFIGMIVSPYDPANPSPHSQTTCLLVKESQEPFGMPSMKSFLTNLTSCHHKTSQTGIRRCGEHCGSSRNIPKHQGACTWTDSSAGAHTSPVWKRCCRRWPGHWSPYRSRRAMPSSLTSILSSCPTSSPNSSRKAGRR